A window of the Longimicrobium sp. genome harbors these coding sequences:
- a CDS encoding DUF4157 domain-containing protein has product MHAFQSRPTEPARAPAPSAARRAPAQVHGRPSIPLRPATDAAAPPRDWYFAPLPLQTRLAVGRADDPAERAADQAAETVMGTPGAAGGTLRRKCACGGDAGAGGECAACRARRLELQRLSAGPAPAARAAPPAVHRALAAPGRPLEGGDRAFMETRFGRDFGAVRVHDDAPAAESARAVNALAYTVGRDVVFGAGRYAPGTAEGRRLLAHELAHVVQQGGSPGAALQRAVDPAAEETAEAAPAEPAAAPAAAAPDAGAEPPAEGIEKGGGCGGTIGVPRLPISNLYPPVLFFIRSPCTRIRVTLTARWMGGGCEGAGPYPVSVDDQAPIKQFPAGAQGIAEECPGTPEQTSTQTFTNIPAGRHHLYIRTGGGNVGRLDVRGHGVVS; this is encoded by the coding sequence ATGCACGCTTTCCAGTCCCGCCCCACCGAGCCGGCACGCGCTCCCGCTCCCTCCGCCGCCCGCCGCGCCCCCGCGCAGGTGCACGGCAGACCGTCGATCCCGCTGCGCCCGGCGACGGACGCGGCGGCGCCCCCGCGCGACTGGTACTTCGCGCCGCTCCCGCTGCAGACCCGGCTGGCCGTGGGGCGCGCCGACGACCCGGCCGAGCGCGCCGCCGACCAGGCGGCCGAGACGGTGATGGGGACGCCGGGCGCCGCGGGCGGGACGCTCCGCCGCAAGTGCGCCTGCGGCGGCGACGCGGGGGCGGGCGGGGAGTGCGCGGCGTGCCGCGCGCGCCGGCTGGAGCTGCAGCGCCTCTCCGCCGGCCCCGCGCCGGCCGCGCGGGCGGCGCCCCCGGCGGTGCACCGGGCGCTGGCCGCGCCGGGCCGGCCGCTGGAGGGGGGCGACCGCGCGTTCATGGAGACGCGCTTCGGGCGCGACTTCGGCGCGGTGCGCGTGCACGACGACGCCCCGGCGGCCGAGTCGGCGCGCGCGGTGAACGCGCTGGCCTACACGGTGGGGCGCGACGTGGTGTTCGGCGCGGGACGCTACGCGCCGGGAACGGCGGAGGGGCGCCGGCTCCTGGCCCACGAGCTGGCCCACGTGGTCCAGCAGGGCGGCTCCCCCGGCGCGGCCCTCCAGCGCGCCGTGGACCCGGCGGCGGAGGAAACCGCGGAAGCGGCCCCCGCCGAGCCCGCCGCGGCCCCGGCCGCCGCGGCGCCGGACGCCGGGGCCGAGCCACCGGCGGAGGGGATCGAGAAGGGCGGCGGCTGCGGAGGCACCATCGGCGTGCCGCGGCTGCCGATCAGCAACCTCTATCCCCCGGTCCTGTTCTTCATCAGGTCGCCGTGCACCCGGATCCGGGTGACGCTGACCGCGCGCTGGATGGGCGGCGGGTGCGAGGGCGCGGGTCCGTACCCGGTCAGCGTGGACGACCAGGCTCCGATCAAGCAGTTCCCGGCGGGGGCACAGGGGATCGCGGAGGAGTGCCCCGGGACTCCCGAGCAGACCTCCACCCAGACCTTCACGAACATCCCTGCGGGGAGGCATCACCTCTACATCCGTACCGGCGGCGGGAACGTGGGCCGGCTCGACGTCCGCGGCCACGGCGTGGTGAGCTGA
- a CDS encoding ligase-associated DNA damage response exonuclease, whose protein sequence is MLLRVTERGLYCEAGDFHVDPWLPVDAAVITHGHGDHARWGCRRYLGAREGERVLRTRLGADAGIRSVDWGEGVDVNGVRISLHPAGHILGSAQVRVEHRGEVWVVSGDYKTEPDPTCTPFEPVRCHTFVTESTFGLPIYRWAPQAEVFAQIDAWWRANQEAGRASLLYGYALGKAQRLLAGVDPSIGPIFEHGAVARLTRDYRETGVALPPTEYAGAPGRGHDWSRALILAPPSAHGTPWMRRFGAVSTAFASGWMRVRGQRRRRSVDRGFVLSDHVDWPSLLAAIEATGAGCVWVTHGYREPVVRWLREHGLEALAVASRWEGEEDSSDVEVAPDQAAVEEGGGE, encoded by the coding sequence ATGCTGCTGCGGGTGACCGAGCGCGGGCTGTACTGCGAGGCGGGCGACTTCCACGTGGACCCGTGGCTCCCCGTGGACGCGGCGGTGATCACGCACGGCCACGGCGACCACGCGCGCTGGGGGTGCCGCCGCTACCTGGGCGCGCGCGAGGGCGAGCGCGTGCTGCGCACCCGCCTGGGCGCCGACGCCGGCATCCGCTCCGTCGACTGGGGCGAGGGCGTGGACGTGAACGGCGTGCGGATCTCGCTGCACCCGGCGGGGCACATCCTGGGTTCGGCGCAGGTGCGCGTGGAGCACCGCGGCGAGGTGTGGGTGGTCTCGGGCGACTACAAGACGGAGCCCGACCCCACCTGCACGCCCTTTGAGCCGGTGCGCTGCCACACCTTCGTCACCGAGTCCACCTTCGGCCTGCCGATCTACCGCTGGGCGCCGCAGGCCGAGGTCTTCGCGCAGATCGACGCGTGGTGGCGCGCCAACCAGGAGGCGGGGCGCGCGTCGCTCCTCTACGGCTACGCGCTGGGGAAGGCGCAGCGGCTGCTGGCGGGGGTGGACCCCTCCATCGGCCCGATCTTCGAGCACGGCGCCGTGGCCCGGCTCACGCGCGACTACCGAGAGACCGGCGTCGCGCTCCCGCCCACCGAGTACGCGGGCGCGCCGGGGCGCGGCCACGACTGGAGCCGCGCGCTGATCCTGGCGCCGCCCTCCGCGCACGGCACGCCCTGGATGCGCCGCTTCGGCGCGGTGTCGACGGCGTTCGCCTCGGGGTGGATGCGCGTGCGGGGCCAGCGCCGCCGCCGCTCGGTGGACCGCGGCTTCGTGCTCTCCGACCACGTGGACTGGCCCTCGCTGCTGGCCGCCATCGAGGCCACGGGCGCCGGGTGCGTGTGGGTGACGCACGGCTACCGCGAGCCCGTGGTGCGCTGGCTGCGCGAGCACGGCCTGGAAGCGCTCGCCGTCGCCAGCCGCTGGGAGGGGGAAGAAGACAGCAGCGACGTGGAGGTGGCGCCGGACCAAGCCGCGGTGGAGGAGGGTGGGGGCGAATGA
- the deoC gene encoding deoxyribose-phosphate aldolase, which produces MATTAPNQLRAVPAGAPAEPEPLHEDRNPGTPLDLDWVAQARANRSAIERRAATVGTRRTVKKEWQAAWLLKAVTLMDLTTLSGDDTAGTVRRLCAKARQPVRDDVLEALGAADLPVRCAAVCVYHRFVEVAVEALAGSGIPVAAVSTGFPAGLSPFRQRVEEIHASVDAGAGEIDVVITRELVLTAQWEALYDEVRAFREACGPAHLKTILATGELATLRNVARASLVCMMAGADFIKTSTGKESRNAELPVGLVMARCIREYRERTGHEVGLKPAGGIRAAKDALVWMLMMKEELGTRWVQPDRFRFGASSLLTDIERQLEHHATGRYSAAHRHPMG; this is translated from the coding sequence ATGGCGACCACGGCTCCCAACCAGCTCCGGGCGGTCCCGGCGGGCGCGCCCGCCGAGCCCGAGCCCCTGCACGAAGACCGCAACCCCGGCACCCCGCTCGACCTGGACTGGGTGGCGCAGGCGCGGGCCAACCGCAGCGCCATCGAGCGGCGCGCGGCCACCGTCGGCACCCGGCGCACGGTCAAGAAGGAGTGGCAGGCGGCCTGGCTGCTGAAGGCCGTCACCCTGATGGACCTCACCACGCTCTCGGGCGACGACACCGCCGGCACCGTGCGCCGCCTCTGCGCCAAGGCCCGCCAGCCCGTGCGCGACGACGTGCTGGAGGCGCTGGGCGCGGCGGACCTCCCGGTGCGCTGCGCCGCCGTCTGTGTCTACCACCGCTTCGTGGAGGTGGCCGTCGAGGCGCTGGCCGGCTCCGGCATCCCCGTGGCCGCGGTGTCGACCGGCTTCCCCGCCGGGCTCTCGCCGTTCCGCCAGCGGGTGGAGGAGATCCACGCCTCGGTCGACGCCGGCGCCGGGGAGATCGACGTGGTGATCACCCGCGAGCTGGTGCTCACCGCGCAGTGGGAGGCGCTCTACGACGAGGTGCGCGCCTTCCGCGAGGCGTGCGGCCCGGCGCACCTGAAGACGATCCTGGCCACGGGCGAGCTGGCCACGCTGCGCAACGTGGCGCGCGCGTCGCTGGTGTGCATGATGGCCGGCGCCGACTTCATCAAGACCTCCACGGGGAAGGAGAGCCGCAACGCCGAGCTCCCCGTGGGGCTGGTGATGGCGCGCTGCATCCGCGAGTACCGCGAGCGCACGGGGCACGAGGTGGGGCTCAAGCCCGCGGGCGGCATCCGCGCCGCCAAGGACGCCCTGGTCTGGATGCTGATGATGAAGGAGGAGCTGGGGACGCGCTGGGTGCAGCCCGACCGCTTCCGCTTCGGCGCCAGCTCGCTGCTCACCGACATCGAGCGCCAGCTGGAGCACCACGCCACCGGCCGCTACTCCGCCGCCCACCGCCACCCGATGGGGTAG
- a CDS encoding glycerophosphodiester phosphodiesterase family protein, which yields MPFSPPRPLVLGHRGAPAGAPENTLAAFRLALEQGADGVELDVQPSADGVPVVIHDDTLHRTTDSAGAVAALPWERIARARSRGEPVPRLEEVAEWAAAAGAWLNVELKRAGAEAASLAVIGEAGLLERTVFSSFLPEVVAEVGRLERRAARYFLTERWDDPVRRVVRGLGAHGVCLKHPLATAPVLAELRAAGLPAVVWTVDRPARVRELLRAGVQALITNHPARGAAILREVVSPPGP from the coding sequence GTGCCGTTCTCCCCGCCCCGCCCGCTGGTCCTCGGCCACCGCGGCGCCCCCGCCGGGGCGCCGGAGAACACCCTGGCCGCCTTCCGCCTGGCGCTGGAGCAGGGCGCCGACGGCGTGGAGCTCGACGTGCAGCCCTCGGCCGACGGCGTCCCCGTGGTCATCCACGACGATACGCTCCACCGCACGACCGACTCGGCCGGCGCGGTCGCCGCGCTGCCGTGGGAGCGGATCGCCCGCGCTCGCTCGCGCGGGGAGCCGGTGCCGCGGCTGGAGGAGGTGGCGGAGTGGGCGGCCGCGGCGGGCGCCTGGCTCAACGTGGAGCTCAAGCGCGCGGGCGCCGAGGCCGCGTCGCTCGCGGTGATCGGGGAGGCGGGGCTGCTGGAGAGGACGGTCTTCTCCTCCTTCCTCCCCGAGGTGGTGGCCGAGGTGGGCCGGCTGGAGCGGCGCGCCGCGCGCTATTTCCTCACCGAGCGCTGGGACGACCCCGTGCGGCGCGTGGTGCGCGGGCTGGGCGCGCACGGCGTCTGCCTCAAGCACCCGCTCGCCACGGCGCCGGTCCTGGCCGAGCTGCGCGCCGCCGGCCTCCCCGCCGTGGTGTGGACGGTGGACCGGCCGGCCCGCGTCCGCGAGCTGCTCCGGGCCGGCGTCCAGGCGCTCATCACCAACCACCCCGCCCGCGGCGCCGCCATCCTGCGCGAGGTCGTCTCACCCCCCGGCCCCTGA
- a CDS encoding tetratricopeptide repeat protein: MSDPRDESNRRSPRRWVVPPPLMQHDEPFDGWHVVDELRTGLGVVLWQTLRDVEMWAASAPEARARLFAYGTLGRRREWIQSVGAPKPLREPLETLTRVLDARHPPDPEEITAAATAVSRWAAESGLPRVALALAQTAALASPERADAAYLVGLLARRSAQYRRAETWFRRALALGRRTRDWNDYGLACIGLGVLYRQRGDYPAARTWFYKALRVARRNGLWSVRPMALHDLFCVAANGAQVEEAETWARRAFRAYGRRHPRLVVLAHDVARFWLLRGKYADALRVFRAALPHITRLAERRLAVSNLARAAAGLGDRMTFAEMWSDTWRLVDDYEDTESVPEALITLAQGAAALGDPDRGQLAASHALKVAIQRNEAEQRLAAEDLLESLRRTRVAPAPRLPAPAGPEPEIHPFAADLVEALTLDYAEF, from the coding sequence ATGAGCGACCCCCGAGACGAGAGCAACCGCCGTTCTCCCCGCCGCTGGGTGGTCCCCCCCCCGCTCATGCAGCACGACGAGCCGTTCGACGGCTGGCACGTGGTCGACGAGCTGCGCACCGGGCTGGGCGTGGTGCTCTGGCAGACGCTGCGCGACGTGGAGATGTGGGCGGCCTCCGCGCCCGAGGCGCGGGCGCGGCTCTTCGCCTACGGCACGCTGGGGCGCCGGCGCGAGTGGATCCAGTCCGTCGGCGCGCCGAAGCCGCTCAGGGAGCCGCTGGAGACGCTCACCCGGGTGCTCGACGCCCGCCATCCGCCCGACCCCGAGGAGATCACCGCGGCGGCCACCGCCGTCTCGCGCTGGGCCGCGGAGAGCGGGCTGCCGCGGGTGGCGCTGGCCCTGGCGCAGACGGCGGCGCTCGCCTCGCCCGAGCGGGCCGACGCGGCGTACCTGGTGGGGCTCCTGGCCCGGCGGAGCGCGCAGTACCGGCGGGCGGAGACCTGGTTCCGGCGCGCGCTGGCGCTGGGCCGCCGCACGCGCGACTGGAACGACTACGGGCTCGCCTGCATCGGGCTCGGCGTCCTGTACCGCCAGCGCGGCGACTACCCGGCCGCGCGCACCTGGTTCTACAAGGCGCTCCGGGTGGCGCGGCGGAACGGGCTGTGGTCGGTGCGCCCGATGGCGCTGCACGACCTGTTCTGCGTGGCCGCCAACGGCGCGCAGGTGGAGGAGGCCGAGACCTGGGCGCGCCGCGCCTTCCGGGCCTACGGGCGCCGGCACCCGCGGCTGGTGGTCCTGGCGCACGACGTCGCGCGCTTCTGGCTGCTGCGGGGGAAGTACGCCGACGCGCTCAGGGTCTTCCGGGCGGCGCTGCCGCACATCACGCGGCTGGCGGAGCGGCGGCTGGCGGTGTCGAACCTGGCCCGGGCCGCCGCGGGGCTCGGCGACCGCATGACCTTCGCGGAGATGTGGTCCGACACCTGGCGCCTGGTGGACGACTACGAGGACACCGAGAGCGTCCCCGAGGCGCTGATCACCCTGGCCCAGGGCGCGGCGGCGCTGGGCGACCCCGACCGGGGGCAGCTCGCCGCCAGCCACGCGCTCAAGGTGGCCATCCAGCGCAACGAGGCGGAGCAGCGGCTCGCGGCCGAAGACCTGCTGGAGTCGCTGCGCCGCACCCGCGTGGCGCCGGCCCCGCGGCTCCCGGCCCCGGCCGGGCCGGAGCCCGAGATCCACCCGTTCGCGGCCGACCTGGTGGAGGCGCTCACGCTGGACTACGCGGAGTTCTAG
- a CDS encoding ATP-dependent DNA ligase, translated as MKAFAGLYAALDETTKTGEKVDALARYFASVPPEDAAWAVHFLIGRRPKRLVGGRKLAVWAMEATGVPEWLFGECYEAVGDLAEAISLLLPPSGASSDLPLREWVARLLSLRGEDEETQRREVLGAWAELDGPQAYVWNKLITGSFRVGVSQNLVVRALARVSGVDEAAIAHRLMGAWEPGPEFFARLLSAETRDADVSRPYPFFLAYPLEEEPDALGDAREWQVEWKWDGIRAQVIRRAGSTFVWSRGEELITERFPELAAAASLLPDGTVLDGEVMPWREGRPLPFAQLQRRIGRKVLGPKILAEVPVVLLAYDLLEWVGEDVRERPLAWRRARLEELLARVPTAGRFLPSPVVEAGDWDAVREAYRGARAVQAEGLMLKRLESPYRVGRRRGDWWKWKVEPFSVDAVLIYAQRGHGRRASLYTDYTFAVWKDGELVPFAKAYSGLTDEEIRRVDSFVRRNTVQRFGPVRAVKPELVFELGFEGIQRSPRHRSGVAVRFPRMLRWRTDKKPEDADSLETILTMLEVS; from the coding sequence GTGAAGGCGTTCGCCGGGCTGTACGCGGCCCTCGACGAGACGACCAAGACGGGCGAGAAGGTCGACGCGCTCGCCCGCTACTTCGCGTCGGTGCCGCCGGAGGACGCGGCGTGGGCGGTGCACTTCCTGATCGGGCGGCGGCCGAAGCGGCTGGTGGGCGGGCGCAAGCTGGCCGTGTGGGCGATGGAGGCCACGGGGGTGCCGGAGTGGCTCTTCGGCGAGTGCTACGAGGCGGTGGGCGACCTGGCGGAGGCGATCTCGCTGCTGCTGCCCCCCTCCGGCGCCTCCAGCGACCTGCCGCTGCGCGAGTGGGTGGCGCGCCTGCTGTCGCTGCGCGGGGAGGACGAGGAGACGCAGCGGCGCGAGGTGCTCGGCGCCTGGGCCGAGCTGGACGGGCCGCAGGCGTACGTCTGGAACAAGCTGATCACCGGCAGCTTCCGCGTGGGCGTCTCGCAGAACCTGGTGGTGCGCGCCCTGGCCCGGGTGAGCGGGGTGGACGAGGCGGCGATCGCGCACCGGCTGATGGGCGCGTGGGAGCCCGGCCCCGAGTTCTTCGCCCGCCTGCTGAGCGCCGAGACGCGGGACGCCGACGTGAGCCGGCCCTACCCCTTCTTCCTGGCCTACCCGCTGGAGGAGGAGCCGGACGCGCTCGGCGACGCGCGCGAGTGGCAGGTGGAGTGGAAGTGGGACGGCATCCGCGCGCAGGTGATCCGCCGCGCGGGCTCCACCTTCGTCTGGTCGCGCGGCGAGGAGCTGATCACCGAGCGCTTCCCCGAGCTGGCGGCCGCGGCCTCGCTGCTGCCGGACGGCACCGTGCTGGACGGCGAGGTCATGCCCTGGCGCGAGGGCCGGCCGCTCCCCTTCGCGCAGCTGCAGCGGCGCATCGGGCGCAAGGTGCTGGGGCCGAAGATCCTGGCCGAGGTCCCCGTGGTCCTCCTCGCCTACGACCTGCTGGAGTGGGTCGGCGAGGACGTGCGCGAGCGGCCGCTCGCCTGGCGCCGCGCGCGGCTGGAGGAGCTGCTCGCGCGCGTGCCGACGGCGGGGCGCTTCCTCCCCTCGCCGGTGGTGGAGGCGGGCGACTGGGACGCGGTGCGCGAGGCCTACCGCGGCGCGCGGGCCGTGCAGGCCGAGGGGCTGATGCTCAAGCGGCTGGAGTCGCCGTACCGGGTGGGGCGGCGGCGGGGGGACTGGTGGAAGTGGAAGGTGGAGCCGTTCAGCGTGGACGCGGTGCTGATCTACGCGCAGCGCGGCCACGGCCGGCGCGCCTCGCTCTACACCGACTACACCTTCGCCGTGTGGAAGGACGGCGAGCTGGTCCCCTTCGCCAAGGCGTACAGCGGCCTCACCGACGAGGAGATCCGCCGCGTGGACTCGTTCGTCCGCCGCAACACCGTCCAGCGCTTCGGCCCCGTGCGCGCCGTGAAGCCGGAGCTGGTGTTCGAGCTGGGCTTCGAGGGCATCCAGCGCTCCCCCCGCCACCGCTCGGGCGTGGCCGTGCGCTTCCCCCGCATGCTCCGCTGGCGCACTGACAAGAAGCCGGAGGACGCGGATTCGCTCGAGACCATCCTGACGATGCTGGAGGTGTCGTGA